From the genome of Camelus dromedarius isolate mCamDro1 chromosome 19, mCamDro1.pat, whole genome shotgun sequence, one region includes:
- the SFTA2 gene encoding surfactant-associated protein 2, giving the protein MGAGLSLFLFLTLLGSSQGTGMTLQLKLKDSFLANSSYDSSFLKLLEKLCLLLHLPSGTSVTLHHSGSLHHVICKV; this is encoded by the exons ATGGGGGCTGGActgtccctcttcctcttcctgactCTCCTTGGCAGCTCACAGGGAACAG GAATGACTTTGCAACTGAAGCTGAAGGACTCCTTTCTGGCAAATTCCTCCTATGATTCCAGCTTCCTGAAACTGCTTGAGAAG ctctgcctcctcctccatctcccatcAGGGACCAGCGTCACCCTCCATCACTCAGGATCCCTGCATCACGTCATCTGCAAAGTCTGA